From the Hordeum vulgare subsp. vulgare chromosome 1H, MorexV3_pseudomolecules_assembly, whole genome shotgun sequence genome, the window GGCCGCCGTCGACGAGAACGTGGGCAAGCTGACGAAGCTGTTCGACGTGTACGAGGCGCGGCTGTCGGCCTCGAGGTACCTCGCCGGGGACTCCCTCAGCCTCGCCGACCTCAGCCACTTCCCGCTCATGCGCTACTTCATGGACACCGAGCACGCGTCGCTGGTCGATGAGCGCCCGCATGTCAAGGCGTGGTGGGAGGAGCTCAAGGCCAGGCCGGCGGCGAAGAGGGTGACGGAGTTCATGCCGCCAAACTTCGGGTTCGGAAAGAAGCCAGAGGAGTGATGACAAAGAACGAGCACCGAGCGAGCATGTGACGCACCGGCATACGTGTTCTGTGGTCGGTGCGACCATGGCTCAATGTTTTGCGTTGTTTGTGTTCCGCGCATGAATAAAACAAAATGCTTTCGGTTTCTCTATACAATTTCTTTCAAAGTCTAAGTACTAGTCCAGTATAAATTGAGCTTGCCACACCTTTCAAAGTCTACAATAAGAGCAACCCAAGGGACGACCCATTTCATCCGTCCCTGTCTGTTTGGATCCGTACGGACAAAAATGACGGTTCAACGTACGGACCCATTGTTAAAATGCATCCGCGCCCATCGATTCATTTTCGACTTAAATTTAGACTGAAATGGGTCGGTGCAGACCCCCTTCTCGGTGTCCGCATGTGAACGGCCTGACCCATTTGTCACACAACCACTCATTTATCTCTGTCTGCTTATTTAATTCGTTGGGCCACTCCATCCAccaattttattattttattgccACAGTGCTCATGCTTATTTGCTTCCCGTTGAATGCATGTGTTGACTCATTTAAAAAAGCGGACACGGACATGCCGACGGACGACCCAAACAAACGAAAAACGAACAAAATCGTCATTCGTTTGGATCAATCCGTTAGAGTTGCTTTAACATTTTTCTTAATTGATAAAGCACAGACTAAGATCATATCTAGCAGAACCTGTAAAACCTCGTCGGCTCTTATAACTCATTCCGCTTTACTAGATTCGACCAAATGCCATAAAAAACCCGATGTGTAAGCAATATACAGACGGTCCATAAAATCCAGGCTCCTAGGGTGTCTTTTTTAAAGATAAAGTAGTCATCATGGTAGAGAATATCGATCAAATACATTTTTTTTGCATCCGGAGGCGGGGGCGAAAATTGTCAGCGAAGAGGGCATCCGGGGCAAAGTAGTCAATCATAAGCATCAAATGACCGCGCGTCCGGTTGCGGTTGAGCACTCGATGACCATTGTTTCAAAGAAGAATGGACAAAAGAATTTAGCTCTGACAATTCACCGAACAATTGTCGGGCATGATGAGCATCGTAGGAGCGGATGGTACCTACGCGGCGATCGAAGAAGAGTTGTGATACGGTGGTGGAGAAGAAGCAGCATGAAGCCTGGATGTATTGTTAAAGGTGACAAACCCGTTGAATTCCGGTAGGGATATGATATGGTGGCCAGGATGATGGAACGACTAGGAGGACAAGAGAGAAGAAAATATTGAAGGATGAAGGTACGGTGTTCAGGAGGGGTTTTGGGTGAGCGAGAGGTGTCAGGGTCCTGCGTGGCATATATTTGGACTCCCGCAAAGCCTCCCTAATTTATCTCAGGTTTATCGGAAAAATAATATCCAGACCACTTGGTGAACCGATACAAACTCACGTTGAATGACTAAATACGTCCAAACCACGCAGACCACGGTTTGATAGCCCGCTTTGAAGATGCCCTTATATGATACTCCATCTGTTATaatataagtgtctcaactttatattaactttagtataaaattatactaagcttgaaatacttattttagaacggaggaagtattatcTTCCTTGCAATTACTCCCATCATCTTCTTTTTATTGCGGGAGCATCATATGCTTGGTTGGTCAAGGTCAGCTTTATCAATGGGAAACGCTTTACATCTATAGTCTGAAGGAACGCCCTCGCCAGACTACTCGATCCCCGTCGATTCGTTGCGAATTTGACGTTCTAGATTTCTCTCGTATTGAATAAAAAAAACCAGTTCCACCATATCCCCTCACGCCATCCCCTCCCCTAATCTCTCGCCACCGAACCAGGCATTAACCATCGGCCCTGACGAGCTCTGATTCCCACCTCTCTCGCCTCGCCACCAACTCGCGCTCATCGGATCCGCTGTTCTGCCGCCGCCTCGTCGCGACTCAGCCAGCCAACGACGGGACTCCACGATGCGACCTCACTGCCCGTCGACGAGACCTCGCAGGTTCCTCCTTCGCTCCCCCCACCCCAACAGCACGGTTAGCCCTAATCTACTCCACCGATGTTAACCCCGTTGGATTCTGCATTGTTTTCTCATCCTCCATCTATTGAATCAGATGGATCCCTATTGATTCATTCGGCCGGCTGGATTATAGGATTGGAATTTTCTGGGCTGCAAAATTGCTTCATCAATTTGAAGGAAGGGATCTCCAAAACAAAGGTATGTACAACTCGTGGATTGCCCCAAATTTGGGGATATGCAATTGTTCATTGCCGGCCTAATATGTTCAGAGTATTcagtttttccatgttttctcgATGTTTCCATTCTATTTTATAGTTGCTGCGACAttacaatttcaatgcatcatacAATGCTTTCTGTGTATAGAATATACGTACCCATAGCTTGACGGTAAATTtgtcatattttcctttttttcaaaATTCCATGCTTTCATATGTGACTGAAATTGCACCCTTATGAATGCAGGGAGGTTTCACATTTGTGCGTACTCGATTCCGAAAATTGCTTCCAAACTGCACCTTACGCATCTTATACCGCGTCAATTAAACTTGCTTCTAAATTGTCCCACTTGCCTAGCTGATCTATAAAAATGCTTCCATTGCAAAGTCACTAACAGACGCATCCTCATCATGGCATCAAGCTTACAAATTTCCATGCCATGTTTGATATTTTCAGTGTCCATATTTTGTGCTTGAGCGTCCATATTTTCAGTGTTTCCATGCCATGACACAGCCACCGTCGGAGCAGTTTAGCCGTCGTTGCAGCATTGGTATGCAGCGCGGCGACATGGCCGCCGCTTCGCCGGAGCAGCCCGCGACACTAGCTCGTAGTAGTCTCGCCGTCacaacatcacccgagttgccgtcAAAGCATCCGTCACGCAGTTGAGCCACCGTCACAACGATGTTTGGCATACCTTAAACTTGTGCACCCCAAATCTTGTCCAGcaaaaacgcaaattttaaaaatTAAATTTCTATGCTTCTAGTGCACGATAGCATCACATCTTTGTTTCATGTTATGCATGCTTCCTAATTTGATTTCTCCTATATGTTTCTACAATAATTATTCTTGCTACGACCATTGATAAAATTTGATATGGCTCATGTCGTACTAGCATTGGGTCCGATTTTGTTATGTCTTTGTGTAGTGGCATTAACAAGACACAAATATGCTTCCTATTAAGATGAATTATGTTGAGATATCACTGTTTTCATGCTTCCTACTAGTTGACTTCCAAAAATAATACTACATATGTTTCTTCGGTTCAGAAAGTTTTCTTCCATAGTTCAACCAATTTTTGGTGTATTTTGTATATGTACGTGAAGAACATGCTTCCCCATGTTGGCACTCTTAATTAATTTCCATGTTAGTTTTCTATGCTCCAAACTAAGATGAGTTATACTAAGATAACACATTTTCATGTTTCATACTGCGGGGCTTCCAAATTGTAATTCGTATGCTCCTTCGGTTTGGATAAAATGCTTCCAATGCTTCCTGCTCCATTGAAAAAATGTTGTTTGTCATTGTTATCACCATCGTAATATATGACATGCCCCATATTATATTAGGTATGTCTCTTTGGTGTTTGTGGTTTGCTTCCATACTCTATGTTTCAAAAAATTTTGGTGTTCCTATTGTTCGTTTTTTAACACCATTTTGATCAAAACACAACCCAGTGTATGTTGTGACAGGCCAACTCGTGGCTTCGTGTAAGCCTTTATCTAACTATcttattttctgttatattttCCTGATGTATTCTAGTTTGAACGTTGCCCCCCATACTTCTAGTTTCATCACATACTGCAGCATATGTTGTGCaaactttgcatcattcatttcaaTGTCCAGTTTGGCTCATTTTCTCATTGCCATTGTGTGCTTAACCGGTTAAATTCTTATCTCTCATGCTAGTTATTTTATCATTGGTCTTAAGTTATCAATTGTTCTGACaattctcatattattatctttGATAATGTCTAAAATTTATAGATCTCAGTGCTCCGGTGATAATGGAAGCAATTCATCCATGTTTCAGCTGGTGCTATCCCAGTGGGCGTGCTTCCATGGTATTGTTAGTATGTCATGTATGTCCTCAACATCGCCGCCGAGGTGCTATTTGTCTGTTCCGCTCTCCCTTGTGCCATCCTTGTCAAGGTGGACCACcagccatgaagatcatgaaaggAACCCTTGGACCATATCGATGTGCAAGGATACACAACCATTGTTTGTGGGGTTTGTATTGTGTCAGTGGGGTTCAAAGCAACTTCTCTGGACACaaatttgaaaatattttgaatcaAAAATGTATTTTCTTCAAAGCAAATTCTACTTTTTTTATGCATTGTATGATTGGAATTTATTTTTTTTGAGTCACAATTGTCGATACATTCAACCAATTCTTTGGTCGCATGAAACATATTTTCTGCTAAAACAATACACTGGACACAACTTCCGATTACTCAAACAGTCTCAAACAATTGTAACAAGACCGAAGCAATCTCCAATTTTAATGCAAACTCCAACCATATCGGAAAAAAAATTATCGAGACAACAGGGAAGAAACGTAATCGAAAGAAATAAAGAAGAGAGTCCAAAACAATAAATATTAAGCTTCGGAAGCAAACCAAATTGAAGCTTCGGATGCAAGGACTGTCACGGTTCAAAACAGCATAGGAagcaaacaaaaaaaatccttacGATTGAAAACTTTGTACGACCCAAATAAAATTTAGGAAGCAACGATCCTCTTTGGAAACAATACTTAGGAAGCAATGGAAACAATACTTAGGAAGAGAGGGTCCTCGTGATTGGAAACAAACAAGATATCTTTAAATAACAATGCCCTGATTTTAGGAAGAAATTGTTAGGAAAGAAATTAATTGCAGTTACTGTCAAATCTGCATGCAAACTGAATCGCACAAGAGAGTTTGTTGGTGGATCAGATGGTGTGCATGCTTCCTATCCAGTGGCCATGGACTAGTCTGATACCTCACAAAAATCTATAGTCTGATGCCTAGTAGTTCCCTTTATCAATCTCTCCTAATAAAGGAAAACCCGTCTTACCAGTAAGCAACACGCACCTATTTTACCATCCAAGACAAGACATGCCAGAAGTGGAGTTGGACAGTAGGGATCATGGACGGGAACCTTTTGTTCCTGAGTTTATATACATCCTATATATTTTCATTagcaattcaaaaaaattcaaaaaattcaaaaaatattttaaaaataaactTGACCTTTCATTATACTTGTTAGAAAAGAATCACAATTATTTTGTATCCTTTGACTTCATTGAAAAAGAACAAATTTGTTGTCAAAATAGTATGAATAATGACCTATAATACCAAATATTTTCTGTCCTTTTGGTCCTGAAGTCAATGTTGGTTTTTTTCATGATAATTTATATGCTAGTGCAAAATAAAGTTAACTTTATCTAAAAATACTTTTTACTATTTTAAATTTTTATTCAATTTCTAAAAGAAAATCTTCATATAAGACGTATTTACAACCAAGAACTAAGAATCATCCTCATCCATGGGGAGGATGAGGGAGAAGAAAGactcgaggaagaggaagagaagcggGACCCACCGTCTTTGGGGGAGACTTAGTTTTTGATACGGTGTGCGTATGACAGTGGGGCCCATGCCAGTCGGCGGTCGTCGTCGAAACTTGAAAAGGCCGCCGTGCGCTGTGGACTGGTCATGCTGTATGAGAAATCTGATTAGCTCTCCTCTCTTCCTCTGCAACCCACCTACCTTTCTCCTTCCCTCACCTTTGAGCTCCTCTCTCAGActcagagagatagagagagagagagatgggcggcGGTGCTGTGAAGGTGTACGGGGTGGGGGCGTCCCCGTTCGTCGCGACGGTGCTGCTGTGCCTGGAGGAGGTCGGCGCGGACTACGAGCTCGTCCCCCTCGACATGGCGGCGCGTGAGCAGAGGGCCGAGCCCCACCTCTCCCGAAACGTACGTCGCTTCTGCTGAGCGAGCTCAACCATCAACCACGGCACTCTACCTTCTTAATCCTGTTTTTCTCGTGAGAAGTTTCATTACTCAGGTCAGGTGCTCCAATCTTCTATCTCATTCCATTTTCTTGCATGCTTCGATCTTGCAGCCTTTCGGCAAGATCCCGGTGTTAGAGGACGGGGAGCTGACTCTCTTCGGTATGAAATTCACACACTCGTCACAAATCAGACCATATAGGCATGGCTTccaaataagtcaccaacttataaattaaaaaatacaaaaagtgACTTATTTTCTCAGACCcaatttaggccctgtttgttttaAAAGTCccgagactttttttagtcccaactaaaaagtctctagtccatATCCGTTTATTTCTATGgattaaatatggactagagatcattaaataacatgtataaagactatgttacccttagtaatatagtagtagttattaaatgacattctAAAAGTAGGGACACTGTTGAAAAAAATGTCAAAAAAGTTTTAAAAAGACTCTCTCAGAGGGACTTCTTATTTTAGTCCTAAAtatcccttttagtccctaaaagtccctcctgtttgtttcataTGGGACTAAAAGGAATTTTTTTTAGTCCGTACACCAGAAAGtctctggaaacaaacaccccttataagtcaccccaacttataagtcataggtTGTTtcaccccaacttaaaacttataagtcacccactTTTGCATGGTTAGATGACAACCTAACAtgagtgacttataagtcactagttttaagtcacctgacttaggcCCTGCTTGGTttcaataagtcaggtgacttataagtccggtgacttaaaaccagtgacttataagtcaggtgacttaaaaccagtgacttataagtcacggttgtcatctgacttataagtcacattTTCATGCAAAagtgggtgacttataagttttaagttggggtgaagcaacttatgacttataagttggggtgacttataagttggatCTGTTTGATAAAATAAGTCATTTTTTGCATTTTTCGCCTTATAAGTTGATGACTTATTTGAAACCAGGGTcttattgaaaccaaacaggCCCTTAATCAAAACCTcactcacttaaatcttttgtctTAATCATTTAATCCTCTAATCGGTCATGTGATCGCAGAATCGCGCGCGATTTCTCTGTACGTGCTCCGCAAGCACGGATGGCCAGGAACCAAGCTGCAGACCGCCGATCTCCTACGAGAATCTTGCCTCGAAGAATCGGCCATGGTGGACGTGTGGACGGAGGTGGAGGCCCACCAGTACCAGCCGGCCATTGCCAGCATCGTCCAGCAGTGCGTCATCCTGCCGTTCGTCGGCGGCGCGCGAGACCAGGCCGTCGTCGACGAGAACGTCGGGAAGCTGGAGAAGGTCCTCGACGTGTACGAGGCGCGGCTGTCGGCGCACGCCTACCTCGCCGGAGACTTCTTCAGCCTCGCCGACCTCGTCCACTTCGGTATCACCTACTACCTGGTGGCCGGCACCGAGTACGCGACACTACTGGAGTCGCGCGCGAACGTGTGGGCGTGGTGGGGGCGGGTCATGGCCCGGCCGTCGGTCAAGAAGGTGGCGCCGCTGATCCACCTCTGGTTGAAGCCATCTTTGTCTGCTTAAATGGAACATCGTACATTTTCCGTCATCGGAAAGTAGTGCTGCACCCACCTTCGGTGTACCCATTAAGTAAacaataaattaaaaaaaatatctAAAACTCGGTGGATGTAACCATGAGCAAATGTTTTAAAGCATCTTCAACAGCCGCGCTCGCAAAAAGGTAGTTTTAGCACGCACAACGCGGCGGATAGCTtcagcgggcgcgcaaaaacggCGCGCGCGTCATTTTCAGttcagcgcgctggccgaaacgcaatcgcACGCCCCTTATTTGCTGCGCTAGCTCCCGCGCGCgcgactctcccgcgctcgctcctcctctctcccgcgctcgctcctccACTCTCGCGCTCTCGCTCCCCACTGCCACCCCCAtccggccgcgccgccgccgccgctcgcgtcCCCGGTGACCGTTCAGGCTCTCCTCGGCCTATCCCCGCGCGATATTTGTTTGCATTATTTGTTATACTgaacgataaactatttgtttgggttgtaatgactatttattgttgatttattttgtttgtttgatcgtttttgctcctattttttgaaatgtacATGTGGTTTGTGCGTGTTGCgcgcgctgctggagcggcgcgcgctgcattatagcgcggccgttggagccagcgcctatccccgcgataaaccagccgaagcgcgcgcggcaaacacattttttaggcgcggcgcgaagcgcggctgttgaagatgctctgagCTTGCAAAGTTTGGTCACTGAAAAGATCAAATGGTCTCCATACAAAACGAAATACAAATAATGCTCTGCACTGTTCATATATTTTCAACACAAACTTTGTCTTTCTGTACATATTTTCTAGGATGTTATTTCGTCACAAAATTTTGTAAGCACGTAAAAAGTTTGATCATTATCACATTgataaagtttcagaatttttaaaaatattttactaAGTTTTTAATCGTGCATAGGGATGCAATGTGTGTGGGTGCAGAAAAATCATTCTCAGGCTTGCCGTGGGATGATATCGTATTTTTTCGTTTATATGTATCTTCATTGGGTTTTCGTGCATGGATCCACATGTCAGTGACACATACTCGTTACCATTACTGTaaaaattatactccctccgtctcaaaataaatgtcttaagtttaatataattttatactagaactagtataaagttaagacaattattttgagacggagggagtagctaccAAGTCCTTTCGCGTTGGTCGAGTACGAACATGGAATCATGACAAAAGCTTTGAAAGCCGAGAACGGCTCTCAGCAGGTAGCAGGGCACGGCACACACGCCAATCGTTACCAAGCGTATGAGAGCATCTCCAAACCGCGCTTCGCGCCGTGCGCAAAAAATCTatttgccgcgcgcgcttcggTTGGTTTAGCGCGGCCGTCAGCGTTGGCTTCAAcggccgcgctataatgcagcgcgcgccgcTTCAGCGGCGTCCAAAAATACAGCGCGCGCAGCACGCATAAACCACATATACATTCGAGCGACAGCGAGCGCTCGGACGCTATTCCTCGGACGAGGAGGCGCGTGAGGGCCGGCGGGACTAGGAGGGGGTGGGGCGGAAgagcggcggcgcggggatatgccggggaagcgcctgaacggtcgccggggggcgcgggcggcggcggcggcggggataggtcggggaagcgcctgaacggtccCCGGGGGGCACGGGGATAGGCtggggaagcgcctgaacggtcgccgaggggcgcgggcggtggcggcggcgcggcCGGATGGTGGGTGGGAGTGGGAGAGCGAGCGCGCGAGAGTCCAGCGCGCGGGAGCTGGCGCAGCAAATAAGCGACGCgcgattgcgtttcggccagcgcgctgaaCTGCATATGCCGCGCGCGTCGTTTTTACGCACCCGCTGGAGCC encodes:
- the LOC123425137 gene encoding probable glutathione S-transferase GSTF1 — encoded protein: MGGGAVKVYGVGASPFVATVLLCLEEVGADYELVPLDMAAREQRAEPHLSRNPFGKIPVLEDGELTLFESRAISLYVLRKHGWPGTKLQTADLLRESCLEESAMVDVWTEVEAHQYQPAIASIVQQCVILPFVGGARDQAVVDENVGKLEKVLDVYEARLSAHAYLAGDFFSLADLVHFGITYYLVAGTEYATLLESRANVWAWWGRVMARPSVKKVAPLIHLWLKPSLSA